In one Chelmon rostratus isolate fCheRos1 chromosome 7, fCheRos1.pri, whole genome shotgun sequence genomic region, the following are encoded:
- the LOC121609139 gene encoding extracellular calcium-sensing receptor-like has translation MNKPGDVVLGGLFEVHYSSVFPEWTFTSEPQQPTCKGFDTLGFRHAMTMAFAIDEINKNSNLLPNVSLGYSLSDNCGALVVGFSAALLLASGREEQFLLQQNCFGTPPVLGIVGDSPSTFSIATSNVLGLYKIPIVSYFSTCSCLSDRQRFPSFFRTIPSDAFQVWAMIQILKHFGWTWVGLLVSDDDYGLHVARSFQSDLTQSGGGCLAYLEVLPLDSESTELGRIVHLIKTSTARVVMVFAHEFHMIHLMEEVARQNATGRQWIASEAWTASTVLHTPRLMPYLRGTLGIAIRRGEIPGLREFLLKIRPDHNDNDNHGNNMVRQFWESTFQCRFDPAGLVEAGGALCTGQEDIEMVGTEFFDVSDLRPEYNIYKAVYALAYALDDMLQCEPGRGPFSGHSCATLQKLEPWQLLHYLQKVNFTTKFGDQVSFDENGDVLPIYDIVNWLWLPDGRTEVQNVGEVKRSDSKGEELTIDEDKIFWNFESNKPPQSVCSESCPPGTRMARKKGEPECCFDCITCSEGKISNETDSMECTSCPEDFWSSPEHDHCVPKKIEFLSYHEPLGICLTAASLLGTCVSAVVLGVFTYHCSTPVVRANNSELSFLLLVSLKLCFLCSLLFIGRPRLWTCQLRHAAFGISFVLCVSCILVKTMVVLAVFKASEPGGAASLKWFGAVQQRGTVMALTSIQAAICTAWLVSSSPTPHKNTQYHNDKIVFECVVGSTVGFAVLLGYIGLLAILSFLLAFLARNLPDNFNEAKFITFSMLIFCAVWVAFVPAYVNSPGKYADAVEVFAILASSFGLLVALFGPKCYIILLRPDWNTKKAIMGRGKSSS, from the exons ATGAACAAGCCTGGTGATGTGGTCCTCGGTGGGCTATTTGAGGTCCACTACAGCTCTGTTTTCCCTGAGTGGACATTTACCTCAGAGCCACAACAGCCCACCTGCAAAGG CTTTGACACTCTAGGTTTCAGGCATGCCATGACCATGGCCTTTGCTATTGATGAGATCAACAAGAACTCCAATCTGCTCCCTAATGTGTCTCTGGGATACAGTCTTTCTGATAACTGTGGTGCACTTGTTGTTGGATTCAGTGCTGCATTGTTACTTGCAAGTGGGCGAGAGGAGCAGTTTCTACTTCAGCAGAACTGTTTCGGGACCCCCCCAGTCCTGGGGATTGTTGGTGATTCCCCCTCTACATTTTCTATTGCCACCTCCAACGTACTAGGTTTATACAAAATACCCATT gtgagttatttttccacatgttcCTGCCTGAGTGATCGGCAACGGTTTCCATCCTTCTTTAGAACAATTCCAAGTGATGCTTTCCAG GTATGGGCTATGATTCAGATTCTAAAACACTTTGGCTGGACTTGGGTAGGCCTCctggtcagtgatgatgattatgGACTCCATGTTGCCCGGTCCTTCCAATCTGACCTCACTCAGTCTGGTGGAGGTTGTCTGGCCTACTTAGAGGTCTTACCCTTGGACAGTGAATCAACTGAACTCGGGAGGATTGTACATTTGATAAAGACATCAACAGCTCGTGTGGTTATGGTGTTTGCACATGAGTTTCATATGATTCATCTGATGGAAGAG GTGGCAAGACAGAATGCGACTGGCCGGCAGTGGATAGCAAGTGAAGCTTGGACAGCATCGACTGTGCTCCATACACCTCGCCTCATGCCGTACCTGAGGGGCACACTGGGCATCGCCATTCGTCGAGGAGAGATACCAGGCCTCAGGGAGTTCCTCTTGAAAATACGACCTGAccacaatgacaatgacaacCATGGAAATAATATG GTGAGACAGTTTTGGGAATCCACATTTCAATGTAGATTTGATCCAGCAGGTTTGgtggaagctggaggagcactGTGCACTGGACAGGAAGACATTGAAATGGTGGGGACTGAGTTTTTTGATGTGTCTGACCTCAGGCCTGAGTATAATATCTACAAAGCTGTGTATGCTCTTGCGTATGCACTCGATgacatgctgcagtgtgaaccAGGGAGGGGTCCTTTCAGCGGGCACAGCTGTGCCACTTTACAAAAACTGGAGCCATGGCAG CTTCTGCATTATTTGCAAAAGGTCAACTTCACCACAAAATTTGGTGATCAAGTGTCATTTGATGAGAATGGTGATGTCTTACCAATCTATGATATCGTCAACTGGCTCTGGCTCCCTGATGGAAGAACTGAAGTTCAGAATGTGGGTGAGGTTAAAAGGTCGGACTCCAAAGGTGAAGAACTCACAATTGATGAAGACAAAATCTTCTGGAACTTTGAATCGAACAAG CCTCCCCAGTCAGTTTGCAGTGAGAGCTGCCCTCCAGGTACCCGCATGGCCAGAAAGAAAGGGGAacctgagtgctgttttgaCTGCATCACATGTTCTGAGGGAAAGATCAGCAATGAGACTG ATTCCATGGAGTGCACCAGTTGTCCAGAGGACTTCTGGTCCAGCCCTGAGCATGACCACTGTGTGCCAAAGAAAATTGAGTTCCTCTCCTACCATGAGCCTCTGGGTATCTGCTTGACTGCTGCATCATTGTTGGGTACATGTGTCAGTGCTGTTGTCCTGGGGGTCTTCACCTATCATTGCAGCACACCCGTGGTACGAGCCAACAATTCAGAACTTAGTTTCCTGCTTTTGGTATCACTTAAACTATGTTTCCTGTGTTCATTGCTGTTTATCGGCCGTCCCAGGCTGTGGACATGCCAGCTGAGACATGCAGCATTTGGGatcagctttgtgctttgtgtctcaTGCATCCTGGTGAAAACCATGGTGGTTCTGGCTGTGTTCAAGGCCTCCGAGCCAGGAGGTGCAGCCAGTCTGAAGTGGTTTggtgctgtgcagcagagagggacagtAATGGCTCTTACTTCTATCCAGGCAGCAATTTGCACTGCCTGGcttgtctcttcctcaccaactccgcataaaaacactcaatacCACAATGATAAGATCGTTTTTGAGTGTGTTGTTGGGTCCACAGTTGGTTTTGCAGTGTTACTTGGCTATATTGGCTTATTGGCTATCCTTAGCTTCCTGTTAGCATTTCTCGCAAGGAATCTTCCAGACAACTTCAACGAGGCCAAGTTCATTACTTTTAGTATgctgatcttctgtgctgtgtgggtggccTTTGTCCCTGCTTATGTCAACTCTCCAGGTAAATATGCAGATGCAGTGGAGGTGTTTGCCATCCTGGCCTCCAGTTTTGGTCTCTTGGTAGCACTGTTTGGACCCAAATGTTACATAATCTTGCTGAGACCAGACTGGAACACAAAGAAAGCTATAATGGGTCGAGGAAAATCCAgctcataa
- the LOC121609283 gene encoding extracellular calcium-sensing receptor-like produces the protein MNKPGDVVLGGLFEVHYSSVFPEWTFTSEPQQPTCKGFKTLGFRHAMTMAFAIDEINKNSNLLPHVSLGYSLSDNCGALVIGLSAALLLASGREEQFLLQQNCFGTPPVLGIVGDAPSTFSIATSDVLGLYKMPIVSYYSTCSCLSDQQRFPSFFRTIPSDAFQVWAMIQILKHFGWTWVGLLVSDDDYGLHVARSFQSDLTQSGGGCLAYLEVLPRDGEQTELRRIVHLIKTSTARVVMVFANEFDLIHLMEEVARQNATGRQWIASEAWTASTVLHTPRLMPYLRGTLGIAIRRGEIPGLREFLLKIRPDNSDNDNQGNNMVRQFWESTFQCRFDPAGLVEAGGALCTGQEDIEMVGTEFFDVSDLRPEYNIYKAVYALAYALDDMLQCEPGRGPFSGHSCATLQKLEPWQLLHYLQRVNFTTNFGDQVSFDENGDALPIYDIVYWLWLPDGRTEIQHVGEVKRSDSKGEELTIDEDKIFWNFESNKPPRSVCSESCPPGTRMARKKGEPECCFDCITCSEGKISNETDSMECTSCPEDFWSSPEHDHCVPKKIEFLSYHEPLGICLTAASLLGTCISAVVLGVFTYHRSTPMVRANNSELSFLLLVSLKLCFLCSLLFIGRPRLWTCQLRHAAFGISFVLCVSCILVKTMVVLAVFKASKPGGGASLKWFGAVQQRGTVMVLTSIQAAICTAWLVSSSPTPHKNTKYHNDKIVYECVVGSTVGFAVLLGYIGLLAILSFLLAFLARNLPDNFNEAKLITFSMLIFCAVWVAFVPAYVNSPGKYADAVEVFAILASSFGLLVALFGPKCYIILLRPDWNTKKAIMGRGKSSS, from the exons ATGAACAAGCCTGGTGATGTGGTCCTCGGTGGGCTATTTGAGGTCCACTACAGCTCTGTTTTCCCTGAGTGGACATTTACCTCAGAGCCACAACAGCCCACCTGCAAAGG ATTTAAAACTCTAGGTTTTAGGCATGCCATGACCATGGCCTTTGCTATTGATGAGATCAACAAGAACTCCAATCTGCTCCCTCATGTGTCTCTGGGCTACAGTCTTTCTGATAACTGTGGTGCACTTGTTATTGGATTAAGTGCTGCATTATTGCTTGCAAGTGGGCGAGAGGAGCAGTTTCTGCTTCAGCAGAACTGTTTTGGGACCCCCCCAGTCCTGGGGATTGTTGGTGATGCCCCCTCTACATTTTCTATTGCCACCTCCGACGTACTAGGTTTATACAAAATGCCCATT gTGAGTTATTATTCCACATGCTCCTGCCTGAGTGATCAGCAACGGTTTCCATCCTTCTTTAGAACAATCCCAAGTGATGCTTTCCAG GTATGGGCTATGATTCAGATTCTAAAACACTTTGGCTGGACTTGGGTAGGCCTCctggtcagtgatgatgattatgGACTCCATGTTGCCCGGTCCTTCCAATCTGACCTCACTCAGTCTGGTGGAGGATGTCTGGCCTACTTAGAGGTCTTACCCCGGGACGGTGAACAAACTGAACTCAGGAGGATTGTACATTTGATTAAGACATCAACAGCTCGTGTGGTTATGGTGTTTGCAAATGAGTTTGATCTGATTCATCTAATGGAAGAG GTGGCAAGACAGAATGCGACTGGCCGGCAGTGGATAGCAAGTGAAGCTTGGACAGCATCGACTGTGCTCCATACACCTCGCCTCATGCCGTACCTGAGGGGCACACTGGGCATCGCCATTCGTCGAGGAGAGATACCAGGCCTCAGGGAGTTCCTTTTGAAAATACGACCTGACAACAGTGACAATGACAACCAAGGAAATAATATG GTGCGACAGTTTTGGGAATCCACATTTCAATGTAGATTTGATCCAGCAGGTTTGgtggaagctggaggagcactGTGCACTGGACAGGAAGACATTGAAATGGTGGGGACTGAGTTTTTTGATGTGTCTGACCTCAGGCCTGAGTATAATATCTACAAAGCTGTGTATGCTCTTGCGTATGCACTCGATgacatgctgcagtgtgaaccAGGGAGGGGTCCTTTCAGCGGGCACAGCTGTGCCACTTTACAAAAACTGGAGCCATGGCAG CTTCTGCATTATTTGCAAAGGGTCAATTTCACCACAAATTTTGGTGATCAAGTATCATTTGATGAGAATGGTGATGCCTTACCAATCTATGATATTGTCTACTGGCTGTGGCTCCCTGATGGAAGAACTGAAATTCAGCATGTGGGTGAGGTTAAAAGGTCGGATTCCAAAGGTGAAGAACTCACAATTGATGAAGACAAAATCTTCTGGAACTTTGAATCGAACAAG CCTCCCCGGTCAGTGTGCAGTGAGAGCTGCCCACCAGGTACTCGCATGGCCAGAAAGAAAGGGGAacctgagtgctgttttgaCTGCATCACATGTTCTGAGGGAAAGATCAGCAATGAGACTG ATTCCATGGAGTGCACCAGTTGTCCAGAGGACTTCTGGTCCAGCCCCGAGCATGACCACTGTGTACCTAAGAAAATTGAGTTCCTCTCCTACCATGAGCCTCTGGGTATCTGCTTGACTGCTGCATCATTGCTGGGTACATGTATCAGTGCTGTTGTCCTGGGGGTCTTCACCTATCATCGCAGCACACCCATGGTACGAGCCAACAATTCAGAACTGAGTTTCCTGCTTTTGGTATCACTTaagttgtgtttcctgtgttcactgctgtttatcGGCCGTCCCAGACTGTGGACATGCCAGCTGAGACATGCAGCATTTGGGatcagctttgtgctttgtgtctcaTGCATCCTGGTGAAAACCATGGTGGTTCTGGCTGTGTTCAAGGCCTCCAAGCCAGGAGGTGGAGCCAGTCTGAAGTGGTTTggtgctgtgcagcagagggggACAGTAATGGTTCTTACTTCTATCCAGGCAGCAATTTGCACAGCCTGGcttgtctcttcctcaccaactccgcataaaaacactaaatacCACAATGATAAGATTGTTTATGAGTGTGTTGTTGGGTCCACAGTTGGTTTTGCAGTGTTACTTGGCTATATTGGCTTATTGGCTATCCTTAGCTTCCTGTTAGCATTTCTGGCAAGGAATCTTCCAGACAACTTCAACGAGGCCAAGCTCATTACTTTTAGTATgctgatcttctgtgctgtgtgggtggccTTTGTCCCTGCTTATGTCAACTCTCCAGGTAAATATGCAGATGCAGTGGAGGTGTTTGCCATCCTGGCCTCCAGTTTTGGCCTCTTGGTAGCACTGTTTGGACCCAAATGTTACATAATCCTGCTGAGACCAGACTGGAACACAAAGAAAGCTATAATGGGTCGAGGAAAATCCAGCTCATAA